One window of the Runella slithyformis DSM 19594 genome contains the following:
- a CDS encoding TolC family protein, giving the protein MKKCLLAFALGVSAFVHVQAQQRYNLQQSITIALENNLQLRQLMLQVQTNQNVFEQSKWQRYPTLNFSGSQGLQSGRNIDPFTNQFVEQTVNFSNFSLNTGVNVFNGYQQKNIIKQNQLNVQATQKDVESNRNALVLNVASAYITLLNNQEQLEFARRQAETTRLQLDRTERLVKAGSLSQINLYDIQSQLANDELSIVNAQNNIELAKLTLKQYLNLPASEAFEIEPITLPAPSSAPYNATLEQVYNAAIKYLPDLDAANLRIESAKTAIEIARGAKLPSITLGGGLSSSFSSAAPKQRFVGDGGESKTVDVPSSTRYVSYAGFSVPVIEKVTIPSGAIQNFGYFDQLGFNRNASLSLSLRMPIFNGYQVRYRIANAMIQQKNQEYQYQIIQNQIRQTVEQAYYSMVNAAKRYEATSRQIESLELSFKAAELRLNAGAINATEYNIAKTNLDRSRASLIQAKYEFLFRTKILDFYQSRSITLE; this is encoded by the coding sequence ATGAAAAAATGTTTACTCGCCTTTGCGCTGGGTGTCAGCGCATTTGTCCATGTCCAAGCCCAACAAAGATACAATCTCCAGCAAAGCATTACGATTGCCTTGGAAAATAACCTGCAATTGCGGCAGTTGATGCTGCAGGTGCAGACGAATCAGAATGTGTTTGAACAATCCAAATGGCAGCGTTATCCAACACTCAATTTCAGCGGCAGCCAAGGCTTGCAATCGGGACGTAACATCGATCCCTTTACGAACCAGTTTGTGGAACAAACGGTTAACTTTTCCAATTTTTCGCTGAATACGGGCGTCAATGTCTTTAACGGATACCAACAAAAAAATATCATTAAGCAAAATCAACTTAATGTCCAGGCAACCCAAAAAGATGTAGAATCCAATCGTAATGCATTGGTTTTAAACGTAGCCTCCGCTTACATTACCCTTCTAAATAATCAGGAACAACTCGAGTTTGCCCGTCGTCAGGCTGAAACCACCCGACTTCAGCTGGACCGTACCGAACGCCTGGTCAAAGCAGGCTCCCTGTCTCAGATTAATTTATACGATATTCAATCGCAATTGGCCAACGACGAATTATCTATTGTCAACGCACAGAACAACATCGAACTGGCAAAATTAACGCTGAAACAATACCTTAATCTGCCGGCAAGCGAAGCCTTTGAAATCGAGCCCATTACACTACCCGCTCCTTCATCCGCTCCTTACAACGCCACCCTCGAACAGGTCTATAACGCCGCAATCAAGTATTTACCCGATTTGGACGCGGCAAACCTGCGCATAGAAAGTGCCAAAACCGCCATTGAAATCGCCCGAGGGGCCAAACTGCCTTCCATTACCTTAGGTGGCGGACTTAGTTCTTCGTTTTCGAGTGCTGCTCCTAAGCAACGTTTTGTGGGCGATGGCGGGGAGTCCAAAACAGTCGATGTGCCTTCCTCGACGCGCTATGTATCGTATGCCGGATTCAGTGTGCCTGTGATCGAAAAAGTGACCATTCCGAGCGGAGCCATTCAAAATTTCGGTTATTTTGATCAACTTGGATTCAACAGAAATGCCTCCCTTTCACTGTCGCTTCGGATGCCTATTTTTAACGGTTATCAGGTACGGTACCGCATAGCAAATGCTATGATTCAGCAAAAGAATCAGGAATATCAGTACCAAATCATTCAGAATCAAATCCGTCAAACGGTTGAGCAGGCCTATTACAGTATGGTCAACGCCGCCAAACGCTACGAGGCCACTTCCCGGCAGATCGAATCATTGGAGTTGTCGTTTAAAGCGGCGGAACTTCGCCTTAATGCGGGAGCCATCAATGCCACAGAGTACAACATTGCCAAAACTAATCTGGACCGTTCACGCGCCAGTTTGATCCAAGCGAAATACGAGTTTCTTTTCCGAACC
- a CDS encoding serine hydrolase: protein MKPTFLLTFFLLTVSLFAQKKTGTPPPADPLSGFDSFVNQMLIDWRVPGASVAIVKDGKLLYAKGYGFKDVKNNLPVTEKTLFPIASCTKSFTSAALAILADEGKLDWNKPIKEYLPDFQLQDEFATRTIAARDLVSHRTGLARHDLTWLYANLDRQSLYQRLKYLPLSKPLYAQYQYNNLMFMTAGVLIERISGKSWENFLREKILQPLNMNQTVLTYPELFQKDDYALSYRDNNGQWVEQGFGSNVDAIGPAGSVKSNAVEMANWLIMQLNKGKFGEKQVVSEINLKENHTPQIIVSPAEAPFSELGYAAYGMGWSINTYRGRLRLAHNGSIEGYRSQMAFFPNENIGIVILTNTGAADYYFVNSVCNYFSDKWLNLPVIDWSSRLKIAQAEAKAKQEKAKEENTAKRKSNTAPSHAAEAYAGTYEHPAYGSFVLEPKSDGTYVGAFHGLPFTLAHYHYDIFEGTGIFDRTKFDFRIGLTGEIERVVLSLTNAGEIEFKKSVKN from the coding sequence ATGAAGCCGACGTTCTTACTCACCTTTTTCTTACTGACCGTCTCTCTCTTTGCCCAAAAGAAGACGGGTACACCCCCACCCGCCGACCCGCTCTCCGGCTTTGATTCATTTGTCAACCAAATGCTCATTGATTGGCGCGTACCGGGAGCATCGGTAGCCATTGTGAAGGACGGCAAACTTCTGTACGCCAAAGGCTATGGCTTTAAAGATGTAAAAAATAATTTGCCCGTTACCGAGAAAACCCTGTTTCCGATTGCTTCCTGCACCAAATCGTTTACGTCGGCAGCGTTGGCCATTCTGGCCGATGAAGGAAAATTGGACTGGAATAAACCCATCAAAGAGTACCTTCCCGACTTTCAGTTGCAGGACGAATTTGCCACCCGAACCATCGCTGCGCGCGATCTGGTCTCTCACCGCACGGGACTCGCCCGCCACGACCTCACGTGGCTGTATGCCAACCTGGACCGGCAAAGTCTATACCAACGCCTTAAGTACCTGCCGCTTTCCAAACCCCTTTACGCCCAATATCAATACAATAACCTGATGTTTATGACGGCAGGGGTTCTGATCGAACGAATTTCAGGGAAAAGCTGGGAAAATTTTTTACGGGAAAAAATCCTCCAACCGCTTAACATGAATCAGACGGTGCTTACCTATCCTGAATTGTTTCAAAAAGATGATTACGCCCTTTCTTATCGCGACAATAACGGCCAATGGGTTGAGCAGGGCTTCGGCAGCAATGTGGATGCCATCGGTCCGGCAGGCTCTGTCAAATCCAACGCGGTCGAAATGGCCAATTGGCTCATCATGCAGCTAAATAAAGGCAAATTCGGGGAAAAACAGGTGGTGTCAGAAATCAATTTAAAAGAGAACCATACGCCTCAGATCATCGTCTCTCCCGCCGAAGCCCCCTTCAGTGAGTTGGGATATGCTGCGTATGGGATGGGATGGAGTATTAATACCTACCGAGGCCGCCTGCGTTTAGCCCACAACGGTTCCATTGAAGGGTATCGCTCACAAATGGCCTTTTTCCCCAATGAAAACATTGGTATCGTGATCCTGACCAATACGGGCGCCGCCGATTATTATTTTGTCAATTCGGTTTGCAATTATTTTTCAGACAAATGGCTGAATCTGCCCGTCATTGATTGGTCTTCCCGCCTCAAAATCGCCCAAGCCGAGGCCAAAGCAAAACAGGAAAAAGCGAAAGAGGAAAACACCGCAAAGCGAAAAAGCAACACTGCACCTTCTCATGCGGCCGAGGCCTATGCCGGCACGTATGAGCATCCGGCTTACGGTTCCTTTGTACTGGAACCCAAAAGTGACGGCACCTACGTAGGCGCTTTTCACGGTTTACCCTTTACACTGGCTCATTATCACTATGATATCTTTGAAGGGACGGGCATTTTTGACCGAACAAAATTCGATTTCAGAATAGGCCTTACCGGAGAGATTGAACGAGTAGTCCTATCCCTTACCAATGCCGGAGAGATCGAATTTAAAAAATCCGTTAAGAACTGA
- a CDS encoding WD40/YVTN/BNR-like repeat-containing protein — protein MTKRLLFALLLCLSLLSLRSNAQLLDMEKLHGLKARSIGPAGMSGRVTSIDVVLNNPSIIYIGTASGGLWKSTNGGTNFVPLFDEQPIASIGAVAINQQNPDVIWAGTGEGNPRNSQNFGNGIYKSLDAGKTWQLMGLENTRNIHRVIINPTNPDIVYAGVQGSAYGDHSERGVYKTTDGGKTWEKILYVNEKTGIADMVMDPVNPDKLIVGMWEFRRWPWFFKSGGPGSGMYVTVDGGKSWKQRTKEDGLPEGELGKFGLAIARSNPNVVYALIESKKNALYRSDDGGVKWKKVTDKGIGDRPFYYFDLMVDPKNENRIYEVATLISKSEDGGKNFQVIVPFSKVHSDYHAYWIHPENPDLIMFGNDGGLILSRDKGQSWHFAENLPVGQFYHINVDNEIPFNVYGGMQDNGSWKGPSAVWREGGIRTEHWEELYFGDGFDVVPDPANSRYGWAMAQGGNLGRYDLATGDTKFMKPVHPQGTTLRFNWNSGIASDPFDPKTIYYGSQFLHKSTNRGDSWDIVSPDLTTNDTTRQKANTSGGLTYDATFAENYCTIMTIAPSPVQKGVLWVGTDDGNIQLTTDGGKTWTNLIKNIKGVPSTTWITQIQASKYNAGEAFVVFDNHRTNDWKPYVFRTKDFGRTWESVVNDSKVGFCYAIAQDPEAPNLLFLGTEFGLYVSIDAGKNWTKWKHGYPTVPTMDLVIHPRDHDLAIGTFGRAIYILDDIRPLRAIAKEGVTVLSKSLKVFPAPDAYAAIYRQPNGKHDFQTDNLFMGENRPKGAMISFSFTPKDKDKDKKDSVKVEILDAMRNVIRTFKTPAKAGVNRFQWNLDQKNIRFPAIPKPQPNAPELGGREILPGTYIVRISTGEAKDSTAVTVKPDPRSPITDAERKARYELRQQLMKPIEIVTQAADQLRAVNETVDLTNKQLADREDDKAKNVKKLGKEVQDKAKKLLYTLVPEPNIQGILRDPKVISSVAGAALGYFGETEGMPGPTEQTVLKQTMEAIKGALVPVNAFFEKEWAAYRNAVTEAQPKLFQDYPPLKVD, from the coding sequence ATGACAAAAAGGCTCCTTTTTGCCCTTCTTTTGTGCTTATCACTGCTTTCTCTGCGCTCCAATGCTCAATTATTAGACATGGAAAAACTCCACGGTCTCAAGGCGAGGAGCATTGGCCCCGCCGGTATGAGCGGGCGCGTGACGAGCATTGACGTTGTGTTAAACAATCCAAGTATCATCTACATCGGAACGGCTTCGGGCGGCCTTTGGAAGTCAACCAATGGCGGCACTAATTTCGTACCGCTGTTTGACGAGCAACCCATCGCCTCTATCGGAGCCGTTGCCATAAACCAACAAAACCCCGATGTGATCTGGGCCGGAACCGGCGAAGGAAACCCCCGTAATTCCCAAAACTTCGGGAACGGTATCTATAAAAGTCTTGACGCGGGCAAAACCTGGCAATTGATGGGTTTGGAAAATACCCGCAACATTCACCGGGTCATTATCAATCCTACCAATCCGGACATTGTCTATGCAGGCGTGCAGGGCTCCGCCTACGGCGACCACTCTGAGCGCGGGGTATACAAAACAACAGATGGCGGTAAAACCTGGGAAAAAATCCTGTACGTGAACGAAAAAACGGGCATTGCCGATATGGTCATGGACCCCGTCAATCCCGATAAGCTTATCGTCGGAATGTGGGAATTTCGCCGCTGGCCGTGGTTCTTTAAATCAGGCGGACCCGGCTCGGGCATGTATGTGACGGTAGACGGCGGTAAATCATGGAAACAGCGCACCAAAGAGGACGGACTGCCCGAAGGAGAACTCGGCAAATTCGGTCTGGCCATTGCCCGCAGCAATCCTAACGTGGTCTATGCCCTGATTGAATCTAAAAAGAATGCGCTCTATCGCTCCGACGATGGTGGTGTGAAATGGAAAAAAGTAACCGATAAGGGCATCGGCGACCGCCCCTTCTATTATTTTGATTTGATGGTTGACCCGAAAAATGAAAATCGGATCTATGAAGTGGCCACGCTGATTTCCAAAAGCGAAGACGGCGGCAAAAACTTTCAGGTCATTGTTCCTTTCTCAAAAGTTCACTCCGACTACCACGCCTATTGGATTCACCCCGAAAATCCGGATTTGATCATGTTTGGCAATGACGGTGGCTTGATCCTCTCGCGTGACAAAGGACAAAGCTGGCACTTTGCCGAAAACTTACCCGTTGGGCAATTTTACCACATCAATGTCGACAATGAAATCCCTTTCAACGTCTATGGCGGAATGCAGGACAACGGCTCTTGGAAAGGTCCGAGCGCCGTATGGCGCGAAGGAGGCATCCGTACCGAACACTGGGAAGAATTGTATTTTGGCGATGGTTTTGACGTTGTGCCCGACCCCGCCAATTCCCGCTACGGCTGGGCCATGGCGCAGGGAGGGAATTTGGGAAGATACGATTTGGCGACGGGTGATACCAAGTTTATGAAACCCGTTCATCCGCAGGGTACTACGCTCCGATTCAACTGGAACTCCGGCATTGCCTCTGACCCATTCGATCCTAAAACGATTTACTACGGCAGTCAGTTTTTGCATAAAAGCACCAATCGCGGCGACTCATGGGATATCGTCAGTCCGGACCTGACCACCAATGACACTACCCGGCAAAAAGCCAATACCAGCGGCGGACTAACCTACGATGCCACTTTTGCCGAAAATTACTGTACCATTATGACCATCGCGCCCAGTCCCGTACAAAAAGGCGTACTTTGGGTCGGCACCGACGATGGCAACATTCAACTCACCACCGACGGTGGCAAGACATGGACCAACCTCATCAAAAACATCAAAGGGGTTCCTTCCACTACATGGATCACACAAATCCAAGCCTCCAAATACAACGCCGGTGAAGCATTTGTAGTCTTTGACAATCACCGCACTAACGATTGGAAGCCGTACGTATTTCGTACCAAAGATTTTGGAAGAACGTGGGAATCAGTCGTAAATGACTCAAAAGTAGGTTTTTGCTACGCCATCGCTCAAGACCCCGAAGCACCCAATCTTTTGTTTTTAGGAACAGAGTTTGGCCTGTATGTAAGCATTGACGCCGGTAAGAATTGGACCAAATGGAAACACGGATACCCCACCGTGCCAACCATGGATTTGGTGATTCATCCGCGCGATCATGATCTGGCGATCGGTACTTTCGGACGAGCCATTTACATCCTCGACGATATTCGCCCACTACGTGCCATTGCCAAAGAAGGAGTAACGGTTTTGAGCAAATCCCTGAAAGTTTTCCCTGCGCCCGATGCGTATGCAGCCATTTATCGCCAACCCAACGGAAAGCACGATTTCCAAACCGACAACCTCTTCATGGGAGAAAACAGACCCAAAGGAGCGATGATAAGTTTTTCGTTCACACCCAAAGACAAGGACAAGGACAAAAAAGACAGCGTCAAAGTAGAGATTTTGGACGCAATGCGCAATGTTATCCGAACTTTTAAAACACCGGCCAAAGCTGGTGTAAACCGTTTCCAGTGGAACTTAGACCAAAAAAATATTCGTTTTCCGGCAATACCCAAACCACAGCCCAATGCGCCCGAACTTGGCGGAAGGGAGATACTGCCGGGTACATATATTGTCAGGATCAGCACCGGAGAAGCAAAAGATTCAACGGCTGTTACGGTAAAACCTGACCCGCGTTCACCCATTACCGATGCCGAACGCAAAGCGCGGTATGAGCTGAGACAACAGTTGATGAAACCCATTGAAATAGTCACTCAGGCGGCTGATCAATTAAGGGCCGTTAATGAAACCGTAGACCTGACCAACAAACAACTGGCTGACCGCGAGGATGATAAAGCTAAAAATGTTAAAAAATTAGGCAAAGAGGTGCAGGATAAAGCTAAAAAATTGCTGTATACCCTCGTACCGGAACCTAATATTCAGGGTATCTTACGGGACCCTAAGGTAATTTCCTCGGTTGCAGGCGCTGCACTGGGTTACTTTGGCGAAACAGAAGGGATGCCGGGACCGACCGAGCAGACGGTTCTGAAACAAACAATGGAGGCTATCAAAGGCGCTCTGGTGCCTGTCAATGCGTTTTTTGAAAAAGAATGGGCCGCCTATCGGAATGCCGTAACGGAGGCTCAACCCAAGCTGTTTCAAGACTATCCGCCGTTAAAGGTTGATTGA
- a CDS encoding MATE family efflux transporter, translating into MRREIFETVKLSIPIIIAQLGVILMGVTDNLMVGRFLGAVPLGASGLATSLSFLMTSIGFGGLGVVASLISQAKGQNNHAEIGRLFRAGLQVSVLMSIVLGLAGIVIGLSLDSFGQTTEVTRLAKPFMYYLSASTLPLLVFVAARQLTDGLSYTRVAMFVTVSALCFNALVNWVLINGIWIFPKMGLNGAAIGTLLSRIFMATSLLLYIFKSNQFRRSLATARYNSNALVIRILKLTIPVGFQFFFEVAAFSLAVVMIGWLGELQLAAHQIAINLASTTYMMATGIASAGAIRVGRAYGEQDFHKVRSAGSAAFLLVAVFMGVWCITFLTANDFLVSLYLKDNPEVKQIAATLMIYAGFFQLSDGIQATGLGTLRGLTDVNVPTVITLIAYWVISLPLSYLLAFTFHMDVEGIWIALSAGLTFSAVFLTIRFYRILHKRRKAAPTSAV; encoded by the coding sequence ATGCGCCGCGAAATTTTTGAAACAGTCAAGCTAAGCATCCCCATCATTATTGCCCAGTTGGGGGTTATTCTCATGGGCGTCACCGACAACCTCATGGTAGGGCGATTTTTGGGGGCCGTTCCACTCGGTGCTTCAGGCTTGGCTACATCGCTGTCTTTTTTAATGACCAGCATTGGTTTCGGCGGTTTAGGCGTCGTTGCATCGTTGATTTCGCAGGCCAAAGGCCAAAACAATCACGCTGAAATCGGTCGCCTGTTTCGGGCCGGCTTACAGGTCTCCGTTTTAATGAGCATTGTACTCGGCCTGGCAGGTATAGTGATTGGCTTAAGTCTTGATTCTTTTGGACAAACAACTGAGGTGACACGATTAGCCAAACCCTTCATGTACTATTTAAGCGCCTCTACGTTGCCGTTATTGGTGTTTGTCGCCGCACGCCAATTGACCGACGGACTTTCCTATACGCGAGTGGCTATGTTTGTCACGGTTTCGGCTTTGTGTTTCAATGCGTTGGTTAATTGGGTACTCATCAACGGCATTTGGATATTTCCTAAAATGGGACTTAATGGGGCAGCTATCGGCACGCTGCTTTCACGCATTTTTATGGCAACGTCTTTATTATTGTATATTTTCAAAAGCAATCAGTTCAGACGCTCACTTGCCACCGCCCGATACAACAGCAACGCATTGGTTATCAGAATTTTAAAACTGACCATCCCTGTTGGCTTTCAGTTTTTCTTTGAAGTAGCCGCTTTTTCGTTGGCGGTGGTCATGATCGGCTGGCTTGGCGAACTACAATTGGCAGCTCACCAAATCGCCATTAATCTGGCGTCTACGACCTATATGATGGCTACGGGAATTGCCTCAGCGGGTGCTATCCGGGTAGGGCGCGCCTATGGAGAGCAGGATTTTCATAAAGTACGCAGCGCCGGCTCCGCCGCTTTCTTGCTGGTGGCGGTATTTATGGGCGTATGGTGCATTACATTCCTGACGGCTAATGACTTTCTGGTGTCGCTGTACCTGAAAGACAATCCGGAGGTAAAGCAGATAGCAGCAACCCTTATGATTTATGCGGGCTTTTTTCAACTCTCGGATGGCATTCAGGCAACGGGTTTAGGAACCCTGCGGGGGCTTACCGATGTCAATGTTCCGACCGTTATTACCCTCATTGCGTATTGGGTTATCTCCCTGCCGCTGAGCTACCTATTGGCGTTTACATTTCACATGGATGTGGAAGGAATTTGGATTGCCCTTTCGGCCGGGCTGACTTTTTCGGCGGTATTTCTGACCATTCGATTTTATCGAATCTTACATAAACGCCGTAAAGCAGCCCCTACCTCCGCAGTTTAG
- the dnaJ gene encoding molecular chaperone DnaJ, producing MAQKRDYYEILGVGKTATEDEIKKAYRKLAIKYHPDKNPDDPTAEDKFKEAAEAYGILSDAEKRKRYDQFGHAGIGGNGGPGGAQGFDINDIFSQFGDIFGDSSPFGDIFGNGGGGGGRRVRRGTDLRIKLKLDLREVADGADKKIKVKRYISCNTCGGNGSKNGASLKTCTTCNGNGQVRKVVSTMLGQMVSTSTCPTCNGEGKIVTERCEVCAGEGRVLEEDVISIKIPGGVADGMQLSMSGKGNVPPRGGVAGDLLIVVEEEEDEHLKRDGNNLVYDLHLNFVDAALGTTAEVPTLDGKARVPIEAGVQGGKILRLKGKGIKELNGYGRGDQLIHVNIWTPKQLSAEERTILERLRTSPNFQPKPGKNEKGFFEKMKDFFH from the coding sequence ATGGCACAAAAAAGAGACTATTACGAAATCCTCGGCGTTGGCAAAACGGCAACTGAAGACGAAATAAAGAAAGCTTACCGTAAGCTTGCGATCAAATACCACCCCGACAAAAACCCGGATGACCCTACCGCCGAAGATAAATTTAAGGAAGCGGCTGAAGCCTACGGTATATTGAGCGACGCCGAAAAACGCAAACGTTACGACCAATTCGGCCATGCCGGTATAGGCGGCAACGGCGGTCCGGGCGGCGCACAGGGCTTCGATATCAATGACATATTTTCGCAATTTGGCGACATATTCGGGGACTCTTCTCCTTTCGGTGATATTTTCGGAAATGGCGGGGGCGGCGGGGGCCGGCGTGTTCGGCGCGGCACCGACCTGCGCATCAAATTAAAATTGGACCTGCGCGAAGTAGCCGATGGAGCCGACAAAAAAATCAAGGTAAAACGGTACATCAGTTGTAATACCTGCGGCGGCAACGGTTCTAAAAACGGTGCCTCACTCAAGACCTGTACGACCTGCAACGGTAACGGTCAGGTACGGAAAGTAGTGAGCACCATGCTGGGACAAATGGTATCGACCAGCACCTGCCCTACCTGTAATGGCGAAGGCAAGATCGTGACCGAGCGCTGTGAAGTCTGCGCCGGCGAAGGACGTGTACTGGAAGAAGACGTGATCAGCATCAAAATTCCCGGCGGGGTAGCCGACGGCATGCAGCTTTCGATGAGCGGCAAAGGAAACGTACCGCCCCGGGGCGGCGTGGCCGGCGATCTGCTCATTGTGGTCGAAGAGGAAGAGGATGAACATCTGAAACGAGACGGTAATAACCTCGTCTATGACCTGCACCTCAACTTTGTCGATGCGGCCCTCGGGACCACGGCCGAAGTGCCTACCCTCGACGGGAAGGCCCGCGTACCGATTGAAGCAGGTGTACAGGGAGGAAAAATACTCAGATTGAAAGGGAAAGGCATCAAAGAGCTGAACGGTTACGGACGCGGCGATCAATTGATCCACGTCAACATCTGGACACCCAAACAGTTGAGTGCCGAAGAGCGAACGATCCTCGAACGACTCAGAACCTCCCCCAATTTCCAACCCAAACCGGGGAAAAATGAAAAAGGATTCTTTGAGAAAATGAAAGACTTCTTTCATTAG
- a CDS encoding nucleotide exchange factor GrpE: MTTNNGNDITADETTAPAEGTETPVEITQETETTEMQKLEAEIAELKDKYLRLYADFENFRRRTAKEKLDLISTAGEDLMKAVLPVVDDFERAMASFETTTDIAPLKEGVGLIYTKFSKTLESRGLKPMVSKGETFDADLHESITQFPAPSDDLKGKVIDEVEKGYLLNDKVIRYAKVVVGS, encoded by the coding sequence ATGACAACAAACAACGGAAATGACATAACTGCGGACGAAACGACAGCGCCCGCAGAAGGTACGGAAACACCCGTGGAAATCACTCAGGAGACAGAAACCACGGAAATGCAAAAATTAGAGGCCGAAATTGCGGAGTTGAAAGACAAGTATCTACGCCTGTATGCCGATTTTGAGAACTTCCGTCGCCGTACTGCCAAAGAAAAACTCGATTTGATCTCAACCGCCGGCGAGGACCTCATGAAGGCTGTACTGCCCGTGGTAGACGACTTCGAACGCGCCATGGCTTCCTTTGAAACCACGACCGATATTGCCCCTTTGAAAGAAGGCGTTGGGTTGATTTATACAAAATTTTCAAAAACATTGGAAAGTCGCGGGCTAAAGCCAATGGTTTCAAAAGGGGAGACCTTCGATGCCGACCTGCACGAATCCATCACTCAGTTTCCGGCCCCTTCCGACGACCTGAAAGGTAAAGTGATCGACGAAGTGGAAAAAGGATATTTGCTGAACGATAAAGTAATTCGCTACGCTAAAGTGGTAGTTGGAAGTTAA